A genomic segment from Luteolibacter ambystomatis encodes:
- a CDS encoding VWA domain-containing protein: MTLPVFQAPEWFLLIPALALLGWFWRPLKLHSPLRALILLIITLILADPRMRRQQDALDLWVLLDRSDSTESIVDQGLPEWRKLLEKSKPSRHDTLHFVNYAAEVVELGKDGDTFTGSRKLTRTNLALENIAAMADEKKPSRVLVFTDGFSTEPLHESAAQLESRGIPVDFRLIREETEEDFRIARLEFPERVQAGEPFLLGVIARGSKDITVPLVLRRNGQKLTETTVTLVNGAGKVEFTDRIPRTGSFEYEAEILPEKDAHPGNNRFNRWIEIAGGPRIVLATRYADDPVAKVLETQDFTVQTISDPGQLRPGLLAGARAVVFNNIPAHEVPTDFLKALDFYVREQGGGFLMVGGERSFGSGGYFQSAIDPLLPVSMELKTEHRKLSVALAIAMDRSGSMSVNVAGGVTKMDLADNGAANAIELLGPMDQVSVIAVDSAPEVFVPMSRVENHKKEFQTRARKIRSEGGGIFIYEALKAGWDQLKKTNVGTRHMILFADANDSEEPGDYKKLLAEMTSEGCTVTMIGMGTKKDQDSALLEDIAKLGNGRIYFAEQPMDIPNVFSQETVTIARSAFVKDPVGAKATGRWTEVSPKPLDWLAETDGYNLSYAREDATVSLVTTDEYLAPLVAQARRGLGRTAAISFPLGGEFSEKARAWSGYGDFVQTVTRWLMGNEVPPGIGIRHRLDGTRLTVDLLYDEALWSEKLAAMPPRIKLVEEGGVPYDVAWKRIAPGHFSVTRDLEAGSVVRGAIQVGSVALPFGPISVGASVEWAFEPERIAELRAVSTQTGGRELLNLENAWLRPPFIHEASLKLPLAIALMGLILAEALFTRTGWKLPAFSLPAGKRVRTPRPARVAKSRTAASTPVVEEMPEPEADDQPVPNVPQMPPTEDTDRRSRFQRAKDRR; the protein is encoded by the coding sequence GTGACCCTGCCCGTCTTCCAAGCTCCCGAATGGTTCCTGCTGATCCCGGCGCTCGCACTGCTGGGGTGGTTCTGGCGTCCGCTGAAGCTGCACTCACCATTGCGCGCGCTGATCCTCCTGATCATCACCTTGATCCTCGCCGATCCACGGATGCGCCGGCAACAGGATGCTCTCGACCTGTGGGTGCTGCTCGATCGCTCCGATTCCACCGAGTCCATCGTCGATCAGGGCCTGCCGGAGTGGCGGAAGCTGCTGGAGAAATCGAAACCCTCGCGGCATGACACGCTCCACTTCGTGAACTACGCCGCCGAGGTCGTGGAACTGGGCAAGGACGGCGATACCTTCACCGGCTCGCGCAAGCTGACGCGCACCAATCTCGCGCTGGAAAACATCGCCGCCATGGCGGACGAGAAGAAGCCCTCGCGCGTGCTGGTCTTCACCGATGGATTCTCCACGGAGCCCCTTCATGAAAGCGCCGCCCAACTTGAATCCCGCGGCATTCCGGTGGATTTCCGGTTGATCCGCGAGGAGACCGAGGAGGACTTCCGCATCGCGCGTCTGGAGTTCCCGGAGCGGGTGCAGGCGGGTGAGCCGTTCCTGCTCGGCGTGATCGCCCGCGGTTCGAAGGACATCACCGTACCGCTGGTGCTCCGCCGCAACGGCCAGAAGCTCACCGAAACCACCGTCACCCTGGTCAATGGCGCGGGCAAGGTGGAGTTCACCGACCGCATCCCGCGCACCGGCTCCTTCGAATACGAGGCGGAGATCCTTCCCGAGAAGGACGCGCATCCGGGCAACAACCGCTTCAACCGCTGGATTGAGATCGCGGGCGGGCCGCGCATCGTGCTGGCCACCCGCTACGCCGATGATCCGGTGGCGAAAGTACTAGAAACGCAGGACTTCACCGTGCAGACGATTTCCGATCCCGGCCAGTTGCGCCCGGGCCTGCTGGCGGGCGCGAGGGCGGTGGTCTTCAACAACATCCCCGCCCACGAGGTGCCCACCGATTTCCTCAAGGCGCTCGACTTCTACGTCCGCGAGCAAGGTGGCGGCTTCCTGATGGTCGGCGGCGAGAGGTCGTTCGGTTCCGGCGGCTATTTCCAGTCCGCGATCGATCCGCTGCTGCCGGTGTCGATGGAGCTCAAGACCGAGCACCGCAAGCTCTCCGTGGCGCTCGCCATCGCCATGGACCGCTCCGGCTCCATGTCCGTGAACGTGGCGGGAGGAGTGACCAAGATGGATCTCGCCGACAATGGTGCGGCGAACGCGATCGAACTGCTCGGTCCGATGGACCAGGTTTCGGTGATCGCGGTGGACAGCGCCCCGGAGGTGTTCGTGCCGATGTCACGCGTGGAGAACCACAAGAAGGAGTTCCAGACCCGCGCGCGCAAGATCCGCTCGGAAGGCGGTGGTATTTTCATCTATGAAGCGCTCAAGGCCGGATGGGACCAGTTGAAGAAAACCAATGTCGGCACGCGCCACATGATCCTCTTCGCCGATGCAAACGACTCGGAGGAACCCGGCGACTACAAGAAGCTGCTGGCGGAGATGACCAGTGAAGGCTGCACCGTGACCATGATCGGCATGGGCACGAAGAAGGACCAGGACTCCGCCCTGCTGGAGGACATCGCCAAGCTCGGCAACGGCCGCATCTATTTCGCCGAGCAGCCGATGGACATCCCCAACGTGTTCTCCCAGGAAACGGTGACCATCGCCCGCTCCGCTTTCGTGAAAGACCCGGTCGGAGCCAAGGCCACCGGCCGCTGGACCGAGGTGTCTCCGAAGCCGCTCGACTGGCTCGCGGAAACCGATGGCTACAACCTTTCCTATGCCCGCGAGGACGCCACCGTCTCGCTGGTCACCACCGATGAATACCTCGCACCACTGGTCGCACAGGCACGCCGGGGACTCGGCCGCACCGCCGCGATCTCCTTTCCGCTCGGCGGCGAGTTTTCAGAAAAGGCCCGCGCTTGGTCCGGCTATGGCGATTTCGTCCAGACCGTTACCCGTTGGCTGATGGGGAACGAAGTCCCGCCCGGAATCGGCATCCGCCACCGCCTCGATGGCACCCGCCTGACGGTGGACCTGCTCTATGACGAGGCGCTGTGGTCGGAGAAACTGGCCGCCATGCCACCGAGGATCAAACTCGTGGAGGAAGGCGGCGTGCCCTATGACGTGGCGTGGAAACGCATCGCGCCGGGACACTTCAGCGTGACACGCGATCTGGAAGCCGGTTCGGTGGTTCGTGGCGCGATCCAGGTGGGCAGCGTGGCCCTGCCCTTCGGTCCCATCAGCGTGGGGGCATCGGTCGAGTGGGCTTTCGAACCGGAACGCATCGCCGAGTTGCGGGCCGTCTCCACCCAGACCGGTGGCCGCGAGCTTCTCAATCTGGAGAACGCCTGGCTGCGTCCGCCATTCATCCACGAGGCCTCGCTGAAGCTGCCGCTCGCGATCGCGTTGATGGGTTTGATCCTCGCGGAAGCCCTTTTCACCCGCACCGGTTGGAAGCTCCCCGCCTTCTCCTTGCCTGCGGGCAAACGGGTCCGCACCCCGCGTCCAGCCCGGGTGGCGAAGTCCCGCACCGCTGCCTCCACGCCCGTCGTCGAAGAAATGCCCGAACCAGAAGCGGATGACCAACCGGTTCCGAATGTCCCGCAGATGCCGCCCACCGAGGACACCGACCGCCGCTCCCGCTTCCAGCGTGCGAAGGACCGGCGCTGA
- a CDS encoding DUF1501 domain-containing protein produces MKHPFIEHLERHQLDWSRRTFLKRSFAGLGGLAFAQLLGGGRSLAEQEPLAGLPFIQGRGGLHFPARAKRVIHLCMAGGPSHLETFDPKPALDALHGREFPASFTAGQQLAQLQGSKLVARGSFTKFRKFGQSGVEISELFPHIGSIADEICVIRSMVTEQINHDPAHAFMNSGSILKGRPSMGSWLLYGLGAETQDLPGYVVMVSRGSEPDQPISARQWSAGFLPSKFQGVQFQSKGNAVHYVGSPDGVCQSTQRQVIDEIGRLNGILREERVDPEIETRIAQYEMAFRMQTSVPELTDMRDEPQHIRDLYGVKTPGDGSFASNCLLARRMLERGVRFVQLYHRGWDHHGNIEKQLPECARLTDQASAALVKDLKQRGLLEDTLIIWGGEFGRTPMGQGSGRDHHIKGFSLWMAGAGIKPGTVHGATDEMGYAAVQDVVHVRDLHATLLQQFGIDHSRFTVKYQGLDMKLTGVEPAAPVKAILT; encoded by the coding sequence ATGAAACATCCCTTCATCGAACATCTCGAACGACATCAGCTCGACTGGAGCCGTCGTACTTTTCTCAAGCGCAGCTTCGCCGGTCTCGGCGGGCTGGCGTTCGCACAACTGCTCGGGGGAGGCAGGAGTCTTGCAGAGCAGGAGCCGCTGGCGGGGCTGCCCTTCATCCAGGGGCGGGGCGGGCTGCATTTTCCGGCGCGGGCGAAACGCGTGATCCACCTGTGCATGGCCGGCGGGCCTTCCCACCTGGAGACCTTCGATCCGAAGCCCGCGCTCGATGCGCTTCATGGCAGGGAATTCCCGGCCTCCTTCACTGCCGGACAGCAGCTTGCCCAGCTCCAGGGCTCGAAGCTGGTCGCGCGTGGTTCGTTCACGAAGTTTCGGAAGTTCGGACAGAGCGGGGTCGAGATTTCCGAACTGTTTCCACACATCGGCTCGATCGCGGATGAGATCTGCGTGATCCGCTCGATGGTGACGGAACAGATCAACCATGATCCGGCGCACGCATTCATGAACAGCGGCTCGATCCTCAAAGGGCGGCCGAGCATGGGTTCGTGGTTGCTCTACGGGCTGGGTGCGGAGACCCAGGATCTGCCGGGCTATGTGGTGATGGTTTCCCGCGGGTCGGAACCGGACCAGCCGATCTCGGCGCGGCAGTGGAGCGCGGGCTTCCTGCCCAGCAAGTTCCAGGGTGTCCAGTTCCAGAGCAAGGGCAATGCCGTCCACTATGTCGGCAGTCCGGACGGCGTTTGCCAATCCACCCAGCGGCAGGTGATCGATGAGATCGGGCGCCTGAACGGCATCCTGCGGGAGGAGCGTGTCGATCCGGAGATCGAAACGCGTATCGCCCAGTATGAGATGGCGTTCCGGATGCAAACCTCGGTGCCGGAACTGACGGACATGCGGGACGAGCCCCAGCACATCCGTGATCTCTACGGCGTGAAGACTCCCGGTGATGGCTCGTTTGCGAGCAACTGCCTCCTCGCCCGGCGGATGCTCGAGCGAGGCGTGCGCTTCGTGCAGCTCTATCACCGTGGTTGGGACCATCACGGAAACATCGAAAAGCAACTGCCCGAGTGCGCGCGGCTCACCGATCAGGCTTCCGCGGCGCTGGTGAAGGATCTGAAGCAGCGTGGACTATTGGAGGACACGCTCATCATATGGGGCGGAGAATTCGGACGCACACCGATGGGCCAGGGCAGTGGCCGCGACCATCACATCAAGGGCTTCAGCTTGTGGATGGCCGGCGCTGGGATCAAACCGGGCACCGTCCACGGTGCCACCGATGAGATGGGATATGCAGCGGTGCAGGACGTGGTTCACGTGCGAGATCTTCACGCCACGCTGCTACAGCAGTTCGGCATCGACCACAGCCGCTTCACGGTGAAATACCAAGGGCTGGATATGAAACTGACCGGCGTGGAACCTGCCGCTCCGGTGAAAGCGATCCTGACGTAG
- a CDS encoding PSD1 and planctomycete cytochrome C domain-containing protein: protein MLLRIVSRIVIPATLVVIGGVVSVWSRSQAVVPVPAQAAASSDLPQKVSFNAHIRPIFSNTCFACHGFDKAHRKADLRLDTEEGGYAKLKDSEQRAIVPGKPEESAIWKHIVSTDPKEVMPPPEFHKDLTEMQKALIRRWIEQGAKYEQHWAFAPVVKPVVPAVKKHPESVVNPIDAFILARLEQENLEPSSEADKATLLRRLALDLTGLPPAPAEIESFVVDTRPDAYARQVERLLASPHYGERMAVPWLDVVRFADTVGYHGDQNQRIFPYRDYVIKAFNDNKPFDQFTIEQLAGDLLPGATDEQRIATGFLRLNLMTREGGAQPPEYLAKYAGDRVRAVGAAWLGLTTGCAECHDHKFDPLLSKDFYSLGAFFDDVRQWGVYSDYNYTPNKDLPGFNNEYPFPPEICAPNIAVQKRLLWLQDQGVAALAAGGRMDAPGFQQWIQGAAAFLTANPTGWAVLAPGETTVVKGTPHEVDAASSSVLLTGPPVKDEIVTVAFPVPDTAVRSIRLEVLPDARNSGKVGREVNGKFSVTPTFAVDTVPLKIAWSQADRRTPAKYNNGDSSPLLEPQWTSAPAVLEEPQDAASRPHQAIYHLAEPLPAEAGRVLRVTLASTNLGRVRLSVTPFGDAVPGMPSALRAQLATALKTPAAPPGESYRRELVAGWLQATTPDAALPADYRRIRDGIIACRAGYAHSLVAQALPPAQMRVSHLLPRGNWAAPAEVVQPAVPEFLPHASLAGKTGRLTRLDLARWLSSPENPLTPRQFTNRLWKQFFGKGLSNVLDDLGNQGEWPSHPQLIDWLAAEFRDSGWDVKHMVRLIVMSHTYRQRSAARADLAGIDPGNRLLCEQSPRRLDAEFVRDNALAISGLLSGSIIGGPSVKPYQPAGYYANLNFPQRDYLANTDDQQYRRGLYMHWQRTFMHPMLAAFDAPSREECSADRLQSNSPQQALVQLNDPTFVEAARAFALRLVAEHPAATDAERVRDAFLAALGRVPKPAELQSLVAFVGQQRSAYAATPADAAAFLKTGLSDHGNPAKAVELAAWAQTCRVILNLHETITRY from the coding sequence ATGTTGCTTCGAATTGTTTCCAGAATCGTGATCCCGGCCACGCTGGTGGTCATTGGCGGTGTGGTCTCCGTGTGGAGCCGCTCCCAGGCGGTGGTCCCGGTGCCGGCGCAAGCTGCCGCTTCCTCAGATCTGCCTCAAAAGGTGTCGTTCAACGCCCACATCCGCCCGATCTTCTCGAACACCTGCTTTGCCTGCCATGGCTTCGACAAGGCCCATCGCAAGGCGGACCTGCGACTGGACACCGAGGAGGGCGGCTACGCGAAGCTGAAGGATTCCGAGCAGCGGGCGATCGTTCCGGGAAAGCCGGAGGAGAGTGCGATCTGGAAACACATCGTTTCCACCGACCCGAAGGAGGTCATGCCGCCGCCGGAGTTTCACAAGGATCTCACGGAGATGCAGAAGGCCCTCATCCGCCGCTGGATCGAACAAGGGGCGAAGTATGAGCAGCACTGGGCTTTCGCGCCGGTGGTGAAGCCCGTCGTGCCGGCGGTGAAGAAGCATCCGGAGTCGGTGGTGAATCCGATCGATGCGTTCATCCTCGCGAGGCTGGAGCAGGAGAATCTGGAACCCTCCTCGGAGGCGGACAAGGCGACACTGCTGCGGCGGCTTGCGTTGGATCTAACAGGTCTGCCGCCCGCCCCGGCGGAGATTGAATCTTTCGTGGTCGACACCCGTCCGGACGCATATGCGCGGCAAGTGGAGCGGCTGTTGGCTTCCCCGCACTACGGTGAGCGAATGGCGGTGCCGTGGCTGGACGTAGTGCGCTTCGCCGATACGGTGGGCTATCACGGTGACCAGAACCAGCGGATCTTTCCCTACCGGGACTACGTCATCAAGGCGTTCAACGACAACAAGCCCTTCGACCAGTTCACCATCGAGCAACTCGCAGGCGACCTGCTGCCGGGCGCGACCGATGAGCAGCGGATCGCGACGGGCTTCCTGCGGCTGAACCTGATGACCCGCGAGGGGGGAGCCCAGCCGCCGGAGTATCTCGCGAAGTACGCGGGCGACCGCGTGCGTGCGGTGGGCGCGGCCTGGCTGGGGCTGACCACCGGCTGTGCCGAGTGTCATGACCACAAGTTTGATCCGCTGCTTTCGAAGGACTTTTATTCGTTGGGCGCGTTCTTCGATGACGTGCGGCAGTGGGGAGTATATTCCGACTACAACTACACGCCGAACAAGGACCTGCCGGGGTTCAACAACGAGTATCCGTTTCCTCCTGAAATCTGCGCGCCGAACATCGCGGTGCAGAAGCGCCTGCTGTGGCTCCAGGATCAAGGCGTGGCGGCATTGGCGGCGGGGGGTAGGATGGATGCTCCCGGGTTCCAGCAGTGGATACAGGGTGCGGCCGCGTTTCTGACGGCAAACCCCACCGGCTGGGCAGTGCTGGCACCGGGCGAAACCACCGTGGTGAAAGGCACCCCGCATGAGGTCGATGCGGCAAGCAGTTCGGTTCTGCTCACGGGACCGCCGGTGAAGGATGAAATAGTGACGGTGGCTTTCCCGGTGCCGGATACGGCGGTGCGGTCGATCCGGCTCGAGGTGCTGCCTGACGCCAGGAACTCGGGCAAGGTGGGCCGGGAGGTGAACGGGAAGTTCAGCGTCACGCCGACGTTTGCCGTGGATACGGTTCCCTTGAAGATCGCATGGTCGCAGGCGGACCGTCGCACCCCGGCGAAGTACAACAATGGCGACAGTTCGCCGCTTCTGGAGCCGCAGTGGACATCCGCACCAGCGGTGCTGGAGGAGCCGCAGGACGCGGCGTCCCGTCCGCACCAGGCCATCTATCATCTGGCGGAGCCGCTTCCGGCCGAAGCCGGACGCGTGCTGCGCGTCACGCTGGCGAGCACGAATCTCGGTCGCGTCCGCCTGAGTGTGACTCCCTTCGGTGATGCGGTGCCGGGCATGCCCAGCGCGTTGCGCGCCCAACTTGCCACGGCCTTGAAAACGCCTGCCGCCCCGCCGGGTGAATCCTATCGCCGGGAACTCGTGGCAGGCTGGCTCCAAGCCACCACGCCGGATGCGGCGCTGCCCGCGGACTACCGCAGGATCCGGGATGGGATCATCGCTTGCCGCGCGGGCTACGCCCACTCGCTGGTGGCGCAGGCGCTGCCTCCGGCCCAGATGCGGGTCTCCCATCTGCTGCCACGTGGCAACTGGGCGGCTCCCGCCGAGGTGGTGCAGCCTGCGGTGCCGGAGTTTCTGCCCCATGCGTCGCTGGCGGGAAAAACCGGACGCCTCACCCGCCTTGATCTGGCGCGCTGGCTGTCATCCCCGGAGAACCCGCTGACCCCACGGCAGTTCACCAACCGGCTGTGGAAGCAGTTCTTCGGCAAGGGCCTTTCCAACGTGCTCGATGATCTGGGCAACCAGGGCGAGTGGCCGTCCCACCCGCAGTTGATCGATTGGCTGGCGGCCGAGTTCCGCGATTCCGGCTGGGACGTGAAGCACATGGTCCGGCTGATCGTCATGAGCCATACCTACCGCCAACGTTCGGCGGCGCGTGCCGACCTGGCCGGGATCGACCCGGGCAACCGCCTGCTCTGCGAGCAATCGCCCCGCCGTCTGGACGCGGAATTCGTGCGGGACAATGCCCTTGCCATCTCCGGCCTGCTGTCCGGCAGCATCATCGGCGGTCCCAGCGTGAAGCCGTACCAACCGGCCGGCTACTATGCGAACCTGAATTTTCCCCAGCGCGACTACCTCGCCAACACGGACGACCAGCAGTACCGGCGCGGCCTCTACATGCATTGGCAGCGTACGTTCATGCATCCGATGCTGGCGGCATTCGACGCACCGAGCCGCGAGGAATGTTCCGCAGACCGGCTGCAATCCAACAGCCCCCAGCAGGCGCTGGTGCAGCTCAATGATCCCACCTTCGTGGAGGCGGCGCGCGCTTTCGCATTGAGGCTCGTCGCGGAGCATCCGGCTGCCACGGATGCGGAGCGTGTCCGGGACGCATTCCTTGCGGCACTCGGCCGAGTGCCGAAGCCCGCCGAATTGCAATCTCTGGTTGCCTTCGTCGGACAACAACGATCGGCCTACGCGGCCACCCCCGCCGATGCCGCGGCATTCCTGAAGACCGGCCTCTCCGATCACGGCAATCCTGCCAAGGCGGTGGAGCTCGCGGCCTGGGCGCAGACCTGCCGCGTGATCCTGAACCTCCACGAAACCATCACCCGCTACTGA
- a CDS encoding discoidin domain-containing protein produces MSAPFHDRRLEALTHLLLDGDLPPDAAEELAGLLRGSSEARRHYRRIIAIHSSLVRHGRDEVPTFAPEIVPMPVRRRGLWWPVAAAAAVGLMVGTVIFSSRRPDPAPATLSGMTAASWPEPVALQQGFGPGRVQDLAGGFAELSYRSGVKVVLEAPCRFEVTGDHSMKVTRGRASVKVPKGTSGFYVDTPGGRITDLGTEFGVAVGRGDDGAVVVSEVFDGEIQIPGAASSFQRLKRGESMAILRDSGGTRLLSQLDNQPVSIANPARQLPAARPRPADGVNLALGKPVFSPNYYAGRTGEVFPPDKLTDGRLNDTGVPGDWSFWLAPNQVDGEFTVDLLEPATIARVDLQNTRNRNHADRGTRAFSLLVSDDNVSFREVARGELAQITELPPPGTDIPFESFRFAPVTARYVKLVCLSHWRNASRPVSNPNEGGGLNEIRIFAP; encoded by the coding sequence ATGAGCGCTCCATTCCATGATCGCCGTTTGGAGGCGCTGACGCATTTGTTGCTGGATGGGGACCTGCCACCGGACGCAGCGGAGGAACTTGCCGGGCTATTGCGGGGAAGCTCCGAGGCGCGGCGCCATTACCGGCGGATCATCGCCATCCACAGCTCGCTGGTGAGGCATGGCCGTGACGAAGTGCCGACGTTCGCCCCGGAAATCGTGCCAATGCCGGTACGCCGACGGGGGCTGTGGTGGCCGGTTGCGGCTGCCGCAGCGGTGGGATTGATGGTCGGGACGGTGATTTTCTCCAGTCGGAGGCCGGATCCTGCGCCGGCGACGCTCAGCGGGATGACTGCGGCCAGCTGGCCGGAGCCGGTGGCCCTCCAGCAGGGCTTTGGCCCCGGGCGGGTGCAGGATCTTGCAGGCGGTTTCGCGGAGCTCAGTTACCGGAGCGGGGTCAAGGTGGTGCTGGAGGCTCCATGCCGGTTCGAGGTGACCGGGGATCATTCGATGAAGGTGACCCGCGGGAGGGCATCGGTGAAGGTGCCGAAGGGGACGAGCGGCTTTTATGTCGATACCCCCGGTGGGCGTATCACGGACCTGGGGACCGAGTTCGGCGTGGCGGTCGGCAGGGGTGACGACGGCGCGGTGGTGGTCAGCGAGGTATTCGATGGCGAGATCCAGATTCCCGGTGCGGCTTCGTCTTTCCAAAGGCTGAAACGCGGCGAATCGATGGCGATTCTCCGGGATAGTGGCGGCACCCGCCTGCTCTCGCAGCTGGACAACCAGCCGGTGAGCATCGCGAATCCGGCGCGGCAACTGCCCGCCGCGCGCCCCCGGCCGGCGGACGGCGTGAACCTGGCGCTGGGCAAGCCGGTTTTTTCTCCGAATTACTATGCGGGTCGTACCGGCGAGGTGTTCCCGCCGGACAAGCTGACCGATGGCCGCCTCAATGATACAGGTGTGCCGGGAGACTGGTCGTTCTGGCTGGCCCCGAACCAGGTGGACGGGGAGTTCACGGTGGACCTGTTGGAGCCAGCCACGATCGCCCGGGTGGATCTCCAGAACACCCGCAACCGCAACCACGCCGACCGCGGTACGCGCGCCTTTTCCCTGTTGGTGTCCGATGACAACGTCTCATTCCGGGAAGTCGCTCGTGGCGAGCTGGCGCAGATCACCGAACTACCGCCGCCAGGTACGGACATCCCGTTCGAGTCGTTCCGGTTCGCGCCGGTGACGGCCCGCTATGTGAAGCTCGTCTGCCTGTCCCACTGGCGCAACGCCAGCCGCCCTGTGTCCAATCCGAACGAAGGTGGCGGGCTCAATGAAATCCGGATCTTCGCGCCGTGA
- a CDS encoding sigma-70 family RNA polymerase sigma factor, giving the protein MEYPPANSQEHLVALITRHQGALRGYIQSLMPVDDRLVDDVLQETNLILWRKAEEYDAARPFMPWACRIAFFQVKSARRDVARDRHVFDSELVDQLAAEEFDDDEATGALDHALQECLGQLPPEKRALILERYHPEASVGGLAAARGQTPNAISLELHRIRHLLEVCVERKLVHSLP; this is encoded by the coding sequence ATGGAATATCCGCCCGCCAATTCACAGGAGCATCTGGTGGCCTTGATCACACGTCATCAGGGGGCGCTTCGTGGTTACATCCAGTCGCTGATGCCGGTGGACGACCGGCTGGTGGACGATGTGCTGCAGGAAACGAATCTCATCCTGTGGAGAAAGGCGGAGGAGTACGACGCGGCAAGGCCGTTCATGCCATGGGCCTGCAGGATCGCCTTTTTCCAAGTGAAGTCGGCGCGGCGGGATGTGGCACGGGACCGGCATGTGTTCGATTCCGAATTGGTTGACCAGCTCGCGGCGGAGGAATTCGATGACGACGAGGCGACAGGTGCGTTGGATCACGCGCTTCAGGAATGCCTGGGACAGCTTCCACCGGAAAAGAGGGCGCTCATTCTGGAGCGCTACCATCCGGAAGCCTCGGTGGGTGGACTTGCTGCGGCGCGAGGGCAGACCCCGAACGCAATCTCGCTGGAACTGCACCGCATCCGCCATTTGCTGGAGGTCTGTGTGGAGCGCAAGCTGGTTCATTCCCTCCCATGA
- the pdxH gene encoding pyridoxamine 5'-phosphate oxidase — translation MDLSDFRKEYSDRGLHHDELAADPFTQFAQWFQQATALGLHEPNAMTLATVDQRGMPAQRTVLLKGFDERGFVFFTNYQSRKALDIAVNPQACLLFPWVILERQVIVQGRAIKTSHEESLAYFHSRPRESQIGAWVSDQSTVIPDRAFLENRLAETRGRFGDGQIPLPPHWGGYRVVPQAIEFWQGGPARLHDRFVYTREGAGWRIERLSP, via the coding sequence ATGGATTTGTCGGATTTCCGGAAGGAATACTCGGACCGCGGCCTGCATCATGATGAGCTGGCCGCGGACCCCTTCACCCAGTTCGCGCAGTGGTTCCAGCAAGCCACCGCCCTCGGCCTGCACGAGCCGAACGCGATGACCCTCGCGACGGTGGACCAGCGCGGCATGCCGGCCCAGCGGACCGTGCTATTGAAAGGTTTCGACGAACGTGGCTTCGTCTTTTTCACCAACTACCAGAGCCGGAAGGCACTGGACATCGCCGTCAATCCCCAGGCCTGCCTGCTCTTTCCCTGGGTGATCCTGGAGCGACAGGTGATCGTGCAGGGCCGGGCGATCAAGACCTCCCATGAGGAATCCCTTGCCTACTTCCACTCCCGCCCGCGGGAATCCCAGATCGGAGCCTGGGTTTCCGACCAGAGCACCGTGATTCCGGACCGGGCGTTTTTGGAGAACCGGCTGGCGGAAACCCGCGGCCGTTTCGGCGACGGCCAGATTCCGCTGCCGCCGCACTGGGGCGGCTACCGGGTGGTCCCACAGGCCATCGAATTCTGGCAGGGCGGGCCCGCGCGGCTCCATGACCGCTTCGTTTACACCCGCGAGGGCGCGGGGTGGCGGATCGAGCGGTTGTCCCCCTGA
- a CDS encoding ABC transporter permease, giving the protein MRAFRILFRKELKGFFQNPFGWIVIAFVIVMQGISLSMAMKGLRSANSPNSLIYAMVHTPLFWFYFLFIFPLITMRLFSDEEKSGTLETLLTAPVRTWHVVLSKFGAAYLFYIVLWIPSYFQLKLFNWTTGLPDAWTTGNMVGTYGIVLLMGATFTAVGCLASSLTSSQIIAGITTICGLLIIYFLGFVTVIWGSGFPGAELFRYISIQQHLHYFASGLLDTRPVVFHLTLTLFLLFMTYQIVDYRRWKH; this is encoded by the coding sequence ATGCGCGCATTCCGGATTCTATTTCGAAAGGAGTTGAAAGGGTTCTTCCAGAATCCGTTCGGCTGGATCGTCATCGCCTTCGTCATCGTCATGCAGGGGATCTCCCTCTCCATGGCCATGAAGGGGCTCCGGAGCGCCAACTCGCCGAACAGCCTGATCTACGCGATGGTCCACACCCCGCTGTTCTGGTTCTATTTCCTGTTCATTTTCCCGCTGATCACCATGCGGCTTTTTTCCGATGAGGAAAAGAGCGGCACACTGGAAACACTGCTGACCGCCCCGGTCCGGACCTGGCACGTGGTGCTCTCGAAATTCGGAGCCGCGTATCTGTTCTACATCGTCCTCTGGATCCCCAGTTACTTCCAGCTCAAGCTCTTCAATTGGACCACGGGACTGCCCGATGCCTGGACCACTGGAAACATGGTGGGCACCTACGGGATCGTCCTGTTGATGGGTGCGACCTTCACCGCCGTCGGCTGCCTGGCCTCCTCGCTTACCTCCAGCCAGATCATCGCCGGGATCACCACCATCTGCGGCCTGCTCATCATCTACTTCCTCGGCTTCGTCACGGTGATCTGGGGGAGTGGTTTCCCGGGGGCGGAGTTGTTCCGCTACATTTCGATCCAGCAGCACCTCCACTATTTCGCCAGCGGTCTGCTGGACACCCGTCCGGTGGTCTTTCACCTGACACTCACCCTGTTCCTGCTGTTCATGACCTACCAGATCGTGGACTACCGCCGCTGGAAGCACTGA